One Chlorobaculum limnaeum genomic window carries:
- a CDS encoding ACT domain-containing protein: MIIRQLSVFLENRAGRLTELTGILADNDINISAFSIADTTDFGILRVITGKPELAEKVLKEHGFAVKITDVIGIVMRNKPGALHHALQILTDNGISIEYMYAFASGDDRATAVIRTDAPKKAIEVLQLHEMELLQAGDVYQI, encoded by the coding sequence ATGATCATCAGGCAACTCTCGGTGTTTCTCGAAAACCGCGCCGGGCGGCTCACCGAACTGACGGGAATTCTGGCGGACAACGACATCAACATCTCGGCCTTCAGCATCGCCGACACGACCGATTTCGGCATCCTGCGCGTCATCACCGGCAAGCCCGAACTGGCCGAAAAGGTGCTGAAAGAGCACGGCTTTGCGGTCAAGATTACCGACGTCATAGGCATCGTCATGCGCAACAAGCCGGGCGCCTTGCATCACGCCTTGCAGATTCTGACCGACAACGGCATCTCCATCGAATACATGTACGCCTTCGCCAGCGGCGACGACCGCGCCACGGCAGTCATCCGCACCGACGCGCCGAAGAAAGCCATCGAGGTGCTGCAACTCCACGAGATGGAGCTGTTGCAGGCGGGCGATGTGTACCAGATTTGA
- the mnhG gene encoding monovalent cation/H(+) antiporter subunit G, with translation MTELFSGVFILAGTIFILLSALGIIRMPDLYTRMSATTKASTLGIGLVLTGTVLFWQDAAITFRAIAIIIFLFLTAPVAAHIIGREAWSRGVTLWKREGDGKGKKDG, from the coding sequence ATGACCGAACTATTCAGCGGCGTATTCATTCTCGCGGGCACGATTTTCATTCTGCTCTCCGCGCTCGGCATCATCCGGATGCCCGACCTCTACACCCGCATGTCCGCCACCACCAAGGCCTCCACCCTCGGCATCGGCCTGGTGCTCACCGGCACGGTGCTCTTCTGGCAGGACGCCGCCATCACCTTCCGCGCCATCGCCATCATCATCTTCCTCTTTTTGACCGCCCCGGTCGCGGCCCACATCATCGGCCGCGAAGCGTGGAGCCGAGGCGTGACGCTGTGGAAGCGGGAGGGGGATGGAAAGGGCAAGAAGGATGGATGA
- a CDS encoding phenylacetate--CoA ligase: MIWNEHHECMDRQRLTELQGERLRDMVERIYFNVPFYRAKLQEMGIEPGDIRSLEDLKKLPFTTKQDLRDNYPFGLFAVPQHDVVRLHASSGTTGKSTVVGYTHNDILMWSEVVARSLTMAGITRNDIIQVAYGYGLFTGGLGVHYGAEKIGASVIPISGGNTKKQLQLLEDFGSTAIACTPSYAAYLGEAIAEEKLDRSKIKLKAGIFGAEPWTEEMRTQIQQLLGLKAYDIYGLSEVIGPGVSMECACQRGMHIFEDHFIPEIIDPETCEVLPYGTLGELVFTTVTKEAMPLMRYRTRDLTRLHIDKCDCGRTLVRMEKCVGRSDDMLIIRGVNVFPSQVESVLLEMSETRPHYLLVVDRENNLDTLEIQVEVEEQFFSDEVKELEGLRKRISGNLTSLLGLHASVRLVEPGTIERSMGKAQRVVDKRKLK, translated from the coding sequence ATGATCTGGAACGAGCATCACGAGTGCATGGATCGCCAGCGGCTCACCGAATTGCAGGGCGAGCGCCTGCGGGACATGGTGGAACGCATCTACTTCAACGTGCCGTTTTACCGCGCAAAGCTTCAGGAGATGGGCATCGAACCGGGCGACATCCGCTCGCTCGAAGACCTGAAGAAGCTGCCCTTCACCACCAAGCAGGATTTGCGCGACAACTACCCGTTCGGCCTCTTCGCCGTGCCGCAGCATGACGTGGTGCGCCTGCACGCCTCCAGCGGCACCACCGGCAAATCGACCGTGGTCGGCTACACGCACAACGACATTCTGATGTGGTCGGAAGTGGTGGCCCGCTCGCTCACCATGGCGGGCATCACGCGCAACGACATCATCCAGGTGGCTTACGGCTACGGCCTCTTCACCGGCGGCCTCGGCGTGCACTACGGCGCGGAGAAGATCGGCGCGTCGGTCATCCCGATCTCCGGCGGCAACACCAAAAAGCAGCTCCAGCTTCTGGAGGATTTCGGCTCGACGGCCATCGCCTGCACCCCGTCATACGCCGCCTATCTCGGCGAGGCGATAGCGGAGGAGAAGCTCGACCGCTCGAAGATCAAGCTCAAGGCGGGCATCTTCGGCGCGGAGCCGTGGACGGAGGAGATGCGCACGCAGATCCAGCAACTGCTCGGCCTGAAGGCGTACGACATCTACGGCCTCTCCGAGGTGATCGGCCCCGGCGTCTCGATGGAGTGCGCCTGCCAGCGTGGAATGCACATCTTCGAGGATCACTTCATCCCGGAGATCATCGATCCCGAAACCTGCGAGGTGCTGCCGTACGGCACGCTCGGCGAGCTGGTCTTCACCACGGTCACCAAGGAGGCGATGCCGCTCATGCGCTACCGCACCCGCGACCTGACCCGCTTGCACATCGATAAGTGCGACTGCGGACGGACGCTCGTCAGGATGGAAAAGTGCGTCGGACGCTCGGACGACATGCTCATCATCCGCGGCGTGAACGTCTTCCCGTCGCAGGTCGAATCGGTGCTGCTCGAAATGAGCGAAACCAGGCCGCACTACCTGCTCGTGGTGGATCGCGAAAACAACCTCGACACGCTTGAAATCCAGGTGGAGGTCGAAGAGCAGTTCTTCTCCGACGAGGTCAAGGAGCTCGAAGGCCTTCGCAAGCGCATCAGCGGCAACCTGACCAGCCTCCTCGGCCTGCACGCCAGCGTGCGGCTGGTCGAGCCGGGCACGATAGAGCGCAGCATGGGCAAGGCGCAGCGGGTGGTTGACAAACGGAAACTCAAATAA
- a CDS encoding PLP-dependent aminotransferase family protein, with protein sequence MPRFSASVSALRSSAIRELMSLASRPDIISFAGGMPGNELFPVDEIEELFRGLDTKTKQAAFQYGPTPGLPSLLESLGGFLEKKGLPLKSNRLMITTGSQQGLSILAKAFVDPCDRVLTEYPCFIGAIAAFRSAGAEIVSIPVDEEGLDIAMLRKEAARPDPAKFLYITPYFHNPAGMLYTSERKRELVEALQGRDIPLIEDDAYGDLWFSEEDRERLTPIKALDPEGIDICYMGSFSKILGPGLRLGWLLAPPAIYEKCELIKQSADACSPSFSQVIADAFIRSGRIDGYIAIVREEYKRRAACMVEALRQHLPTYVHWNEPKGGFYIWLTLPEGGDATEILKRAIEGGAVFVTGSTFDPDPSGQRNNTMRLSYCNNTPEEIERGIPIVARAIREVCG encoded by the coding sequence ATGCCACGATTTTCTGCTTCGGTTTCAGCGCTTCGTTCTTCGGCCATCAGGGAGCTGATGAGCCTGGCCTCGCGCCCCGACATTATCTCGTTTGCCGGAGGAATGCCGGGCAACGAACTGTTTCCTGTCGATGAGATCGAGGAGCTGTTCCGTGGACTCGACACAAAGACCAAACAGGCTGCCTTCCAGTACGGCCCGACGCCCGGCCTGCCGTCGCTGCTCGAATCGCTTGGCGGCTTCCTCGAAAAGAAGGGGCTGCCGCTCAAAAGCAACCGGCTCATGATCACCACCGGCTCGCAGCAGGGGCTGAGCATCCTGGCCAAGGCCTTCGTCGATCCCTGCGACCGGGTGCTCACCGAGTACCCCTGCTTCATCGGAGCCATCGCGGCCTTCCGCTCCGCCGGGGCTGAGATCGTCTCGATTCCGGTTGACGAGGAGGGCCTCGACATCGCCATGCTGCGAAAGGAGGCCGCGCGGCCCGATCCGGCGAAGTTCCTCTACATCACGCCGTACTTCCACAACCCGGCAGGGATGCTCTACACCTCAGAGCGCAAGCGGGAGCTGGTCGAGGCGTTGCAGGGGCGCGACATCCCGCTCATCGAGGACGACGCTTACGGCGACCTCTGGTTCAGCGAGGAGGATCGCGAGCGGCTGACGCCGATCAAGGCGCTCGACCCCGAAGGCATCGACATCTGCTACATGGGTTCCTTCTCCAAAATTCTCGGCCCCGGCCTGCGCCTCGGCTGGCTGCTCGCCCCGCCCGCGATTTACGAAAAGTGCGAGCTGATCAAGCAATCCGCCGACGCCTGCTCGCCGAGCTTTTCGCAGGTGATCGCCGACGCCTTCATCCGCTCCGGCAGGATCGACGGCTACATCGCGATTGTGCGCGAGGAGTACAAGCGCCGCGCGGCCTGCATGGTCGAAGCGCTTCGCCAGCACCTGCCGACGTACGTCCACTGGAACGAACCGAAAGGCGGATTCTACATCTGGCTCACCCTGCCGGAAGGAGGCGATGCTACCGAAATTCTCAAACGCGCCATCGAAGGCGGCGCGGTCTTCGTCACCGGCAGCACCTTCGACCCCGATCCATCGGGACAGCGCAACAACACCATGCGCCTCTCCTACTGCAACAACACTCCCGAAGAGATCGAGCGCGGCATACCCATCGTCGCCCGCGCCATCCGCGAGGTGTGCGGCTAA
- a CDS encoding monovalent cation/H+ antiporter complex subunit F → MSFIELSATIALSIIGLSILLIFARLLIGPEIEDRIVALDLLSANAIAFIAVYSILNAQTAFLDVGIILALLAFLGTVAFAYYLERRRRL, encoded by the coding sequence ATGAGCTTTATCGAACTGTCGGCCACGATCGCCCTGTCGATCATCGGCCTCTCCATTCTGCTGATCTTCGCCCGGCTGCTCATCGGCCCGGAGATCGAGGATCGCATCGTGGCGCTCGACCTGCTTTCGGCCAACGCCATCGCCTTCATTGCGGTCTATTCGATTTTGAACGCGCAGACCGCGTTTCTCGACGTCGGCATCATTCTGGCGCTGCTCGCCTTTCTCGGCACGGTAGCGTTCGCGTATTACCTGGAACGAAGGAGGAGATTATGA
- a CDS encoding TIR domain-containing protein: MPEHQRQEHASAELSQDASNVEQAMKPALAEMADYMSSEAVEIKAKIKPRIEIFLSYAHYDNSVKKRFAEELKARLGSSKRYQFVLHDDKGLLCGDRWHDELQDWLSRCDYGILLVSSHFLASTYIQEHEIPVLQDKSFPVALKPIDLKNQELHGLEHLQIFFLDEKPFSGVSGPNLQNFVNKLADEIEQRIQKHREESIKTDEADADVEYAACFADGARKLTEGHLKYKGPLYECERFIEGRANPGVISHQSKSESAADTVLARPYILNWALETDVPFFALLGDFGTGKTFTCRMLARQINAKHDESPESVPLCVYIDLRRVSTRVGSEKKVPRLADVLRDAIEFTRDPLDKSIVTPEDIIRLVRSSRALIIFDGLDEKTVHFTPEETNRFIAELWSIREQRSDKENAPPQGKILISCRTHYFRDTIEQSSLFLGRDREGRTREEYRSCTLLPFDAGQIREYLEKRLGCDGDKIESIIELFGKVHNLSDLASRPYTLNLVTEFIPDIERLAAENAQVNTATLYDTTVDNWLARDEGKHEFSTPHKKRLMKSLAAETHRRGGEGLETDELDDWLDLWLAAHPAISEAYRGEKPRETLKKDLRTATFIIREEAESFSFAHTSLQEYFLAGFIVDALSARQFEPQKLEMKIPSKETLDFVADMLAADARKSSPVVERLAAILEAAYRKKVSELAFALWLKLHERGMRTPAPRTVHLEQAELAGWVIGNLNLSGAHFDEANLRGTSFRKTVLTAASFRRANLVNAEFLACNTAGADYSQADAVAGIWRNCDLRKSRWASAELRLASFVGCKATDMAEFPDECEYVAARCEGIVSSAPPVKGQCSIYDGHSYGVLAAAFSPDGSRIISGSSDKTLKLWDAASGNCLLTLSGHANEVNGAAFSPDGSRIISGSLDNTLKLWDAASGNCLLTLSGHSDGVSAAAFSPDGSRIISVGPFDNTLKLWDAESGNCLMTLSGHSDGVLAAAFSPDGSRIISGSDDKTLKLWDVASGNCLMTLSGHANEVNGAAFSPDGSRIISGSLDNTLKLWDAASGNCLLTLSGHSDGVSAAAFSPDGSRIISGSFDNTLKLWDADSGNCLMTLSGHSDGVNAAAFSPDGSRIISGSLDNTLKLWDVASGNCLMTLSGHSDGVNAAAFSPDGSRIISGSDDNTLKLWDVASGNCLMTLSGHSDGVMAAAFSPDGSRIISGSDDNTLKLWDANSGDCILTMANLPDNETAAWSETELKLLSASPNAWRWIGISDGCRRLPIELLDDPAEA; this comes from the coding sequence ATGCCCGAACACCAGCGCCAAGAGCACGCATCCGCCGAACTGTCGCAGGATGCCAGCAATGTCGAACAAGCGATGAAACCCGCTTTAGCCGAAATGGCGGACTATATGTCATCGGAAGCGGTGGAAATCAAGGCGAAGATCAAGCCGCGCATCGAAATTTTCCTGTCGTATGCGCACTATGATAACAGCGTCAAGAAAAGATTCGCCGAAGAGTTAAAAGCCAGACTTGGATCATCGAAACGTTATCAGTTTGTCCTGCACGATGATAAAGGTCTGCTTTGCGGCGACCGGTGGCATGATGAATTGCAGGATTGGCTATCCCGATGCGACTATGGCATCCTGCTTGTATCGAGCCACTTTCTGGCAAGTACCTACATACAGGAACACGAGATTCCTGTACTTCAGGACAAGAGCTTTCCTGTAGCCCTCAAGCCTATTGATCTCAAAAATCAGGAGCTGCATGGACTTGAGCACCTCCAGATTTTTTTCCTTGATGAAAAACCCTTTTCAGGCGTTAGCGGCCCAAACCTGCAAAACTTTGTCAACAAGCTGGCGGATGAAATTGAACAGCGGATACAAAAGCATCGTGAAGAAAGCATAAAAACTGACGAAGCAGATGCCGATGTCGAATACGCTGCCTGCTTCGCCGACGGCGCACGGAAGCTCACCGAAGGGCATCTGAAATACAAGGGCCCGCTGTACGAGTGCGAGCGGTTCATCGAAGGGCGCGCCAATCCCGGCGTTATCTCGCATCAATCGAAAAGCGAGTCGGCGGCGGATACCGTGCTGGCGCGGCCCTACATCCTGAACTGGGCGCTTGAAACCGATGTGCCGTTCTTTGCGCTGCTTGGCGATTTCGGGACGGGCAAGACCTTTACCTGCCGGATGCTGGCGCGACAGATCAACGCGAAGCATGACGAGTCGCCCGAATCGGTGCCGCTGTGCGTCTATATCGATCTGCGGCGGGTTTCGACCCGTGTCGGCTCGGAAAAGAAAGTGCCGCGCCTTGCCGACGTTTTGCGCGACGCCATCGAGTTCACCAGAGACCCACTCGACAAAAGCATCGTGACGCCGGAGGATATTATCCGCCTCGTGCGCTCGAGCCGGGCGCTGATTATTTTCGACGGTCTCGATGAAAAGACGGTGCACTTCACGCCGGAGGAGACCAACCGGTTCATCGCCGAACTCTGGAGCATCCGGGAGCAGCGGAGCGACAAGGAGAACGCGCCGCCGCAGGGCAAAATCCTCATCAGTTGCCGCACCCACTACTTCCGCGATACCATCGAGCAGAGTTCGCTTTTTCTCGGCAGGGATCGCGAAGGGCGCACTCGCGAGGAGTACCGCTCCTGTACGCTCCTGCCGTTTGACGCCGGGCAGATCAGGGAGTATCTGGAAAAGCGGCTCGGCTGCGATGGCGACAAGATCGAGAGCATCATCGAGCTGTTCGGGAAGGTGCACAACCTCAGCGACCTGGCGTCACGCCCCTACACCCTCAACCTCGTCACGGAGTTCATTCCGGACATCGAACGGCTCGCCGCCGAAAACGCGCAGGTCAACACGGCCACGCTCTACGACACCACAGTGGACAACTGGCTGGCGAGAGACGAGGGCAAGCACGAGTTCAGCACCCCGCACAAGAAGCGGCTCATGAAATCGCTGGCCGCCGAAACCCACCGGCGCGGCGGCGAGGGTTTGGAGACGGACGAACTCGACGACTGGCTCGACCTGTGGCTTGCAGCCCACCCGGCGATCAGTGAAGCCTATCGGGGAGAAAAGCCCCGCGAAACGCTCAAGAAAGACCTGCGCACGGCCACCTTCATCATCCGCGAAGAGGCGGAGAGCTTTTCCTTCGCCCACACCTCATTGCAGGAGTATTTCCTGGCCGGATTCATCGTCGATGCCTTGTCGGCAAGGCAGTTCGAGCCGCAGAAGCTTGAGATGAAGATACCGTCAAAAGAGACGCTCGATTTCGTGGCCGACATGCTCGCTGCCGATGCGCGCAAAAGCAGCCCGGTTGTCGAACGGCTCGCCGCGATCCTCGAAGCCGCTTACCGTAAGAAGGTTTCGGAGCTCGCCTTCGCCCTCTGGCTGAAGCTGCACGAACGCGGCATGCGCACCCCCGCGCCGCGAACGGTGCATCTCGAACAGGCCGAGCTTGCCGGATGGGTGATCGGCAACCTGAACCTTTCGGGCGCGCATTTCGACGAAGCGAACCTGCGCGGAACGAGCTTCCGAAAGACCGTGCTCACCGCAGCTTCGTTCCGCCGCGCAAACCTCGTCAACGCAGAGTTTCTCGCCTGCAACACCGCCGGAGCCGATTACTCGCAAGCCGACGCAGTGGCCGGAATCTGGAGGAACTGTGATTTGAGGAAAAGCCGCTGGGCTTCGGCTGAACTGAGGCTTGCGTCGTTTGTCGGGTGCAAGGCGACGGATATGGCGGAGTTTCCTGATGAATGCGAATATGTTGCCGCTCGCTGCGAAGGCATTGTCAGTTCAGCACCACCTGTCAAAGGACAATGTTCGATCTACGACGGCCATTCATACGGGGTCTTGGCCGCTGCTTTCAGCCCGGACGGATCACGCATCATTTCCGGCTCTTCCGACAAAACTCTCAAGCTCTGGGATGCCGCCTCCGGCAACTGCCTCTTGACCCTCTCCGGCCATGCAAACGAGGTCAACGGCGCCGCGTTCAGCCCGGACGGATCGCGCATCATTTCCGGCTCTCTTGACAACACCCTCAAGCTCTGGGATGCCGCATCCGGCAACTGCCTCTTGACCCTCTCCGGCCATTCAGACGGGGTCTCTGCCGCAGCTTTCAGCCCGGACGGATCGCGCATCATTTCCGTCGGGCCTTTTGACAACACGCTCAAGCTCTGGGATGCCGAATCCGGCAACTGCCTCATGACTCTCTCCGGCCATTCAGACGGGGTCTTGGCCGCTGCTTTCAGCCCGGACGGATCGCGCATCATTTCCGGGTCTGACGACAAAACCCTCAAGCTCTGGGATGTCGCCTCCGGCAACTGCCTCATGACCCTCTCCGGCCATGCAAACGAGGTCAACGGCGCCGCGTTCAGCCCGGACGGATCGCGCATCATTTCCGGCTCTCTTGACAACACCCTCAAGCTCTGGGATGCCGCATCCGGCAACTGCCTCTTGACCCTCTCCGGCCATTCAGACGGGGTCTCTGCCGCAGCTTTCAGCCCGGACGGATCGCGCATCATTTCCGGCTCTTTTGACAACACCCTCAAGCTCTGGGATGCCGACTCCGGCAACTGCCTCATGACCCTCTCCGGACATTCAGACGGGGTCAATGCCGCCGCATTCAGCCCGGACGGATCGCGCATCATTTCCGGCTCTCTTGACAACACCCTCAAGCTCTGGGATGTCGCCTCCGGCAACTGCCTCATGACCCTCTCCGGCCATTCAGACGGGGTCAATGCCGCCGCATTCAGCCCGGACGGATCGCGCATCATTTCCGGGTCTGACGACAACACCCTCAAGCTCTGGGATGTCGCCTCCGGCAACTGCCTCATGACCCTCTCCGGCCATTCAGACGGGGTCATGGCCGCAGCTTTCAGCCCGGACGGATCGCGCATCATTTCCGGGTCTGACGACAACACGCTCAAGCTCTGGGATGCCAACTCCGGCGACTGCATCTTGACGATGGCCAATCTGCCGGACAATGAAACTGCGGCGTGGAGTGAAACGGAGCTGAAGCTGCTCTCGGCGTCGCCAAACGCCTGGCGCTGGATCGGCATCTCCGACGGATGCCGCCGCCTGCCAATCGAGCTGCTCGACGATCCGGCGGAGGCGTAA
- a CDS encoding indolepyruvate oxidoreductase subunit beta: MEKNIILAGVGGQGILSIAAVIDWAALDAGLRVRQAEVHGMSQRGGAVQSHLRISDRELFADLIALGTADLILSVEPLESLRYLPWLAPEGHVVTSTDPFVNVAGYPPVARIIKALKHAVQPLLVHTEQLAREAGSARASNMVMLGAAAPFTGIEPERLEAGIEALFGAKGAEIVEINIRAFRKGLTLSNANQTTS; encoded by the coding sequence ATGGAGAAGAATATCATTCTCGCCGGAGTCGGCGGACAGGGCATTCTCAGCATCGCGGCAGTCATCGACTGGGCGGCGCTCGACGCCGGTCTGCGCGTTCGGCAGGCCGAGGTGCACGGCATGAGCCAGCGCGGCGGCGCGGTGCAGTCGCATCTGCGCATCTCCGATCGCGAGCTGTTCGCCGACCTGATCGCGCTCGGCACGGCTGACCTCATCCTCTCGGTCGAACCGCTCGAATCGCTGCGCTACCTGCCGTGGCTCGCGCCGGAGGGTCACGTGGTCACTTCGACCGATCCCTTCGTGAACGTGGCGGGCTATCCGCCGGTGGCTCGAATCATCAAAGCGCTGAAGCACGCCGTCCAGCCGCTGCTCGTGCACACCGAACAGCTCGCCCGCGAGGCCGGAAGCGCGAGGGCATCGAACATGGTGATGCTTGGCGCGGCGGCTCCATTCACCGGCATCGAGCCGGAACGCCTCGAAGCGGGCATCGAAGCGCTCTTCGGCGCGAAGGGGGCGGAGATCGTCGAGATCAACATTCGGGCGTTCCGAAAGGGACTCACTTTATCCAACGCTAACCAAACCACCTCATGA